One candidate division KSB1 bacterium DNA segment encodes these proteins:
- the hypF gene encoding carbamoyltransferase HypF, whose amino-acid sequence MVKRWIVGELGSDGTPEGGEWVKRAQIRITGVVQGVGFRPFLYRLATEHGIVGTVRNDAHGVLVDAQGDNGSLSAFLHEIRQSPPPLARITDITVEYLPPARFTGFQIVASEADIERSVLIAPDVATCDDCLQELFDPTDRRYRYPFINCTNCGPRFTITADVPYDRPNTTMASFAMCPDCQREYNDPLDRRFHAQPNACPVCGPRLWLLDERGAPLETPDPVGMAVELLRQGLVVAVKGLGGFHLAVDATDDAAVRRLRARKHREEKPLAVMSPDLAAVQEFAMVSRAEQQLLQSRERPIVLLRKKQPCRIAEAVAPGNAFVGVMLPYTPLHHLLLRGNFLALVMTSGNLSEEPIAKDNDEAVRRLQGIADYFLVHNRDILVRSDDSVLRVVDGRATPIRRSRGYVPLPLLLEEGHRATLGCGAELKNTICILRGRHAFLSQHVGDLENAETMQFFEECVAHLQRILQVKPEVVAYDLHPRYLATQWALDRANARLVGVQHHHAHIAACLAENRVSGPVIGLALDGTGYGTDGTVWGGEFLVADTRRFVRKGHMRPVRMPGAEKAIRQPWRMALAYLSDAYEEEMWRLPLPVLLDHRSAARPLVEAMKAGVNAPLTTSCGRLFDGVAAIAGGRRIVSFEGQAAMEWEMAMYHLVGPEEASSDLERAAEEAYACDVRDTPDGLILDYRRLVKGVVGDVLAGVEVPLISRRFHAGLCVALAKVCVRLREQTGLQTVALSGGCFQNVYLSTVLPRMLTAAGFEVLVHRLLPPNDGCISLGQAVVASQVHGDEPAVDAKEPFEV is encoded by the coding sequence ATGGTCAAGAGATGGATCGTTGGAGAACTCGGGAGCGATGGAACGCCCGAAGGTGGTGAGTGGGTGAAGCGTGCGCAGATCAGAATCACTGGTGTGGTGCAGGGTGTGGGGTTTCGCCCCTTCTTGTATCGACTGGCCACAGAACATGGCATTGTCGGGACGGTGCGCAATGACGCGCACGGCGTGCTGGTAGACGCTCAAGGGGACAACGGGAGTCTATCTGCCTTCCTCCACGAGATACGGCAGTCTCCGCCGCCTCTTGCCAGGATAACTGATATCACCGTGGAATATCTTCCGCCGGCGCGCTTCACCGGATTCCAGATCGTCGCCAGCGAGGCGGATATCGAACGTTCGGTCCTCATTGCCCCGGATGTGGCCACGTGTGACGATTGCCTGCAGGAACTCTTTGACCCCACAGACCGTCGTTACCGTTACCCCTTCATCAACTGCACCAATTGCGGGCCCCGGTTCACCATCACCGCTGACGTCCCTTATGACCGACCCAATACCACCATGGCCAGTTTTGCCATGTGTCCCGATTGCCAGCGGGAGTACAACGATCCACTGGACCGGCGGTTCCATGCACAACCGAATGCGTGTCCGGTATGTGGGCCGCGTTTGTGGCTCCTTGACGAACGGGGAGCGCCGCTTGAGACTCCTGATCCCGTGGGGATGGCAGTGGAGCTTTTGCGCCAAGGGCTGGTTGTGGCGGTCAAGGGGCTTGGTGGATTCCATCTGGCGGTGGATGCCACCGACGATGCGGCCGTGCGAAGACTTCGAGCGCGCAAACATCGCGAAGAGAAGCCGCTGGCGGTGATGTCACCCGACCTGGCAGCGGTGCAGGAATTCGCGATGGTGAGCAGGGCGGAGCAACAGTTGCTGCAGTCGCGTGAACGGCCCATTGTGTTGCTGAGAAAAAAGCAACCCTGCCGCATCGCTGAGGCAGTGGCACCAGGCAACGCGTTCGTGGGGGTGATGCTTCCGTATACACCGCTCCATCATCTGCTGCTGAGAGGGAATTTTCTCGCCCTTGTTATGACCAGTGGCAATTTGTCCGAGGAGCCAATTGCGAAAGATAATGATGAAGCGGTGAGACGGTTGCAAGGGATCGCGGACTACTTCCTCGTGCACAATCGGGACATCCTGGTGCGGAGCGATGACTCTGTGCTCAGAGTCGTTGATGGACGAGCTACGCCCATTCGCCGGTCGCGGGGATACGTTCCCTTGCCGCTTCTTCTGGAAGAGGGGCACCGAGCCACGCTGGGGTGCGGCGCAGAGCTGAAGAACACGATCTGCATCTTGCGCGGTCGGCACGCATTCCTCAGCCAGCACGTCGGCGATCTCGAGAATGCCGAAACCATGCAGTTTTTCGAGGAGTGCGTTGCCCACCTGCAGAGAATTCTCCAAGTTAAGCCAGAGGTGGTTGCCTATGACTTGCACCCCCGCTATCTGGCCACGCAATGGGCCTTGGACAGAGCCAATGCGCGCTTGGTGGGCGTCCAGCACCATCACGCGCATATCGCCGCTTGTCTGGCCGAAAACCGCGTCTCGGGACCGGTAATTGGTCTGGCTTTGGACGGTACGGGCTATGGGACGGACGGCACGGTGTGGGGCGGCGAGTTTCTGGTGGCCGACACGCGGCGTTTTGTGCGCAAAGGCCATATGCGTCCTGTCAGGATGCCGGGTGCGGAGAAAGCCATCCGCCAGCCGTGGCGCATGGCACTTGCCTATCTCTCGGACGCGTACGAGGAGGAGATGTGGCGTCTGCCTCTGCCAGTGCTGCTGGACCACCGTTCAGCTGCCCGCCCCCTTGTCGAGGCCATGAAGGCCGGGGTAAATGCCCCGTTGACTACGAGTTGTGGCCGCCTTTTCGACGGTGTCGCAGCTATCGCAGGGGGCAGGCGCATTGTCTCCTTCGAGGGACAGGCCGCGATGGAATGGGAAATGGCTATGTACCACCTAGTGGGGCCGGAAGAGGCGAGCTCTGACCTGGAACGTGCCGCGGAAGAGGCCTACGCCTGCGACGTTCGGGATACACCCGACGGCCTCATCCTGGACTATCGCCGGTTAGTCAAGGGCGTAGTGGGAGACGTCCTGGCCGGTGTCGAAGTACCGTTGATTTCCAGGCGCTTCCACGCAGGGCTCTGCGTGGCACTAGCTAAGGTGTGCGTCCGTTTACGCGAGCAGACCGGATTGCAGACGGTGGCCCTCAGCGGTGGCTGCTTCCAAAACGTTTACCTGTCGACGGTCTTGCCTCGCATGCTCACCGCTGCGGGTTTCGAAGTGCTCGTGCATCGACTTCTGCCCCCCAATGATGGCTGTATCTCGCTGGGGCAGGCGGTTGTCGCGAGCCAGGTACACGGAGATGAACCAGCTGTCGATGCTAAGGAACCATTTGAGGTGTGA
- a CDS encoding HypC/HybG/HupF family hydrogenase formation chaperone, which translates to MCLGVPMRVVEIEGDTAVAEITGVTRRISLQLVENVKVGDYVIVHAGFAIQVLDEAEALETIQLLQEFGVQAG; encoded by the coding sequence ATGTGTCTGGGCGTACCAATGCGTGTGGTGGAAATTGAGGGGGATACGGCAGTGGCTGAGATCACTGGAGTTACCAGACGTATCAGTCTGCAGCTGGTGGAGAACGTGAAAGTGGGAGACTATGTGATTGTACACGCGGGGTTTGCTATCCAGGTGTTGGACGAAGCAGAGGCGTTGGAAACCATTCAGCTGTTGCAAGAATTCGGCGTGCAGGCCGGGTGA
- the hypD gene encoding hydrogenase formation protein HypD — MKFIDEFRDSRLARGLLRRIEDLAHELPVVRFMEVCGTHTMAIYRSGLRHLLPENIVLISGPGCPVCVTANQYLDRAIAYARLPEVIVCTFGDMMRVPGSSSSLELERGRRADIRVVYSPLDALEVARQHPSRRVVFLGVGFETTAPAVAAAIQQAASEGLANFFVSSAHKVMPPALAALTTDGRLRIDGFILPGHVSAIIGVEPYQFLAAEYRKACVIAGFEPLDVLQSILLLVQQVRDGRRAVEIQYSRVVRPEGNPRARALMEQVFVPSDAEWRGMGVIAGSGLALRSEYRSHDADATLDVTVEPTVVHPACRCGEVLRGLCEPQQCPLFATACTPETPIGACMVSTEGTCAACYKYGRRVETGVSDG; from the coding sequence ATGAAGTTCATCGACGAATTCAGGGACTCGCGGTTGGCCCGGGGGCTGCTGAGGCGCATTGAGGACCTCGCCCACGAGTTGCCCGTGGTGCGATTTATGGAAGTGTGTGGTACGCACACCATGGCCATCTACCGTAGCGGCCTGCGCCATTTGTTGCCCGAGAACATTGTGCTCATTTCCGGACCAGGGTGCCCCGTGTGCGTGACGGCCAATCAGTACTTGGATCGGGCTATCGCCTATGCACGACTTCCCGAGGTGATCGTCTGTACCTTTGGCGACATGATGCGTGTCCCTGGGTCCAGTTCGAGCCTGGAGTTAGAAAGAGGCAGGCGAGCAGACATCCGTGTGGTGTATTCGCCCCTGGACGCGCTGGAGGTGGCGCGCCAGCACCCCTCACGCCGAGTGGTTTTCCTGGGCGTTGGGTTTGAAACTACTGCCCCTGCTGTTGCGGCGGCCATCCAGCAGGCAGCGTCGGAGGGGTTGGCCAATTTCTTCGTGAGCTCCGCCCACAAGGTGATGCCTCCCGCTCTTGCCGCCCTCACCACAGACGGGCGGCTGCGGATCGACGGCTTTATCTTGCCCGGGCACGTAAGTGCCATCATCGGCGTGGAACCGTACCAGTTCCTGGCCGCAGAGTACCGCAAGGCGTGCGTGATTGCCGGCTTTGAGCCGTTGGACGTGTTGCAGAGTATCCTCCTGCTGGTGCAGCAGGTCCGCGACGGTCGGCGGGCAGTGGAGATCCAGTATTCCCGCGTAGTTCGGCCAGAAGGGAATCCCAGGGCGAGGGCCTTGATGGAGCAGGTATTTGTCCCTTCTGACGCGGAGTGGCGAGGCATGGGGGTAATCGCCGGAAGCGGACTGGCACTCCGCTCTGAGTACCGGTCGCACGATGCGGACGCAACCCTGGATGTGACGGTGGAGCCGACCGTTGTCCATCCTGCCTGCCGGTGCGGCGAAGTCCTGCGCGGACTGTGCGAGCCGCAGCAGTGCCCGCTTTTTGCAACTGCGTGCACCCCAGAGACGCCCATTGGTGCATGTATGGTTTCCACCGAAGGCACCTGCGCAGCATGCTACAAGTACGGTCGCCGCGTGGAGACGGGGGTGAGTGATGGATGA
- the hypE gene encoding hydrogenase expression/formation protein HypE, producing MDEVIKLAHGSGGKLTHALVQQVFLPYFDNPALAAMNDSAVVQLLGGHLAFTTDAYVVQPLFFPGGDIGRLAISGTVNDLSAQGARPVVISAAFIIEEGMKVEELRRVVASMAATAREAGVSVVAGDTKVVAAGAADKLFITTAGVGTLLLQDAPTGSGARVGDVVIVTGTIGDHGMAVLSARAGLALESALRSDVAPLNRLVEGLLLQGIAVHAMRDPTRGGIATTLNEIAMASNVEIVVDEERVPVADEVRGACELLGFDPLYVGNEGKMVIMVPAEEEGRTLAYLHGHPLGRRAATIGSVTAQGKGRVLLKTAVGGHRILDMLVGEQLPRIC from the coding sequence ATGGATGAAGTAATCAAACTCGCTCACGGTAGCGGAGGCAAGCTGACCCATGCGTTGGTTCAGCAGGTTTTCCTGCCCTATTTTGATAACCCCGCGTTGGCGGCGATGAACGACAGCGCCGTGGTGCAACTGCTCGGTGGTCATCTGGCTTTCACGACCGATGCATATGTGGTCCAGCCCCTCTTTTTCCCTGGCGGCGACATCGGACGCCTGGCCATTTCCGGCACAGTTAACGACCTCAGCGCTCAAGGGGCGCGCCCGGTGGTCATCAGCGCTGCCTTCATCATCGAAGAAGGGATGAAGGTGGAAGAGTTGAGGCGCGTGGTGGCTTCTATGGCTGCGACAGCAAGAGAGGCGGGTGTCTCAGTGGTTGCAGGCGATACGAAAGTTGTGGCCGCCGGAGCGGCGGACAAGCTATTCATCACGACAGCGGGTGTGGGCACCTTGTTGCTCCAAGATGCCCCGACAGGCAGCGGCGCACGAGTGGGCGACGTAGTGATTGTCACCGGGACCATTGGTGACCACGGGATGGCAGTGCTTTCGGCCCGGGCAGGCCTCGCCCTCGAGAGCGCTCTCCGATCCGATGTGGCGCCACTCAACCGCCTTGTGGAGGGTCTCCTGTTACAGGGGATTGCCGTTCATGCGATGCGCGATCCCACCCGTGGGGGAATAGCTACCACCCTGAACGAGATTGCCATGGCGTCCAACGTCGAGATCGTGGTGGATGAGGAGCGAGTCCCTGTGGCGGATGAAGTGCGCGGGGCGTGCGAACTGTTGGGTTTTGACCCGCTTTATGTCGGTAATGAGGGGAAGATGGTGATTATGGTTCCGGCTGAGGAGGAAGGAAGGACCCTTGCCTATCTACACGGCCATCCACTCGGGCGCAGGGCCGCAACTATCGGCAGCGTGACGGCGCAAGGTAAGGGCAGGGTATTGCTCAAAACCGCCGTGGGTGGCCACCGCATTTTGGACATGCTGGTTGGAGAGCAATTGCCCCGCATTTGTTGA
- a CDS encoding nucleoside-triphosphatase: MAPHSSNVVQAPTGPRVLLLTGEKGVGKSTLLREVIKKLRCEVGGFVTEPVFEHDHRAGYRMIDLCTGKEATIAQRVPHSTAARGGPFVVNHQAFEVFGAALVREASRRADLIVMDEIGCMEQGAPLFQEAVRACLASGKPVICVVQAAKCAFVEELLATYRTEVVRVSAVQMEKTRGLILERLRKWGLCDVG, translated from the coding sequence ATGGCCCCCCACTCATCCAATGTCGTCCAAGCGCCGACCGGACCGCGTGTCCTCCTCCTGACCGGCGAGAAAGGGGTCGGAAAGAGCACTCTTTTGAGAGAAGTCATCAAGAAGTTGCGCTGCGAGGTGGGAGGCTTTGTGACGGAGCCGGTGTTCGAGCACGACCACCGCGCCGGATACCGGATGATCGACCTGTGCACCGGAAAGGAGGCCACCATTGCGCAGCGGGTCCCTCACTCTACAGCAGCGCGAGGCGGACCTTTCGTGGTCAACCACCAGGCATTTGAGGTGTTTGGCGCAGCTCTGGTGCGGGAGGCGTCGCGTCGTGCGGATCTTATCGTCATGGACGAGATAGGCTGCATGGAGCAAGGAGCGCCGCTGTTTCAGGAAGCGGTGCGTGCTTGCCTTGCTTCAGGCAAGCCGGTGATTTGCGTAGTGCAAGCTGCCAAATGCGCTTTTGTTGAGGAGCTCTTGGCGACGTATCGTACCGAGGTCGTACGCGTCAGTGCGGTGCAAATGGAGAAGACTCGGGGGCTTATCCTGGAACGGCTGCGAAAATGGGGCTTGTGCGATGTGGGATAA
- the nadC gene encoding carboxylating nicotinate-nucleotide diphosphorylase, with amino-acid sequence MWDNIDASLRAQAREAIRAALAEDVGSGDITTTCCVPGNLHGEAVIVAKAEGVLAGQFVAAMAFAEVDASVRYHPMQGDATKVSPGAVVARIEGPVAAILTGERTALNFLGRLSGVATLTARFVAQLEGTRTRMLDTRKTTPGLRALEKYAVRCGGGENHRFGLYDMFLIKENHIRACGSITEAVRRCKEGRGAKPLKIEVEATTVDEVQEALAAGVDRIMLDNMPLPLIAECVRVVNRAVELEVSGNVSLQNVADIARTGVDYISVGALTHSAPVLDLSLQLRAPSPR; translated from the coding sequence ATGTGGGATAACATAGATGCGTCCTTGCGTGCCCAGGCACGGGAGGCGATCAGAGCTGCGCTGGCAGAGGATGTGGGCTCGGGGGACATCACCACTACCTGCTGCGTGCCCGGCAATCTGCACGGTGAGGCGGTAATTGTGGCCAAGGCAGAGGGGGTCCTTGCAGGCCAATTCGTGGCAGCAATGGCATTTGCCGAGGTGGACGCAAGCGTGCGGTACCACCCTATGCAAGGAGATGCCACCAAGGTGTCACCTGGGGCAGTGGTCGCGCGAATAGAGGGGCCAGTGGCGGCCATCCTCACTGGGGAACGTACAGCTCTGAACTTCTTGGGGCGCCTCTCTGGGGTCGCCACGTTGACGGCCCGCTTCGTGGCCCAGCTGGAGGGTACCAGGACGCGCATGCTCGACACGCGGAAGACCACGCCTGGCCTTCGCGCCCTGGAGAAGTATGCCGTGCGGTGCGGAGGTGGAGAGAATCACCGCTTCGGCCTTTACGACATGTTTCTTATCAAGGAAAACCACATCCGTGCCTGCGGCTCCATAACCGAGGCAGTGCGTCGATGCAAGGAGGGCAGGGGAGCAAAGCCCCTGAAGATAGAGGTGGAGGCCACCACCGTGGACGAAGTGCAAGAGGCGTTGGCTGCAGGTGTGGACCGCATTATGCTTGACAACATGCCGCTGCCACTCATTGCCGAGTGCGTGCGCGTGGTCAACCGCGCGGTCGAGCTGGAGGTCTCGGGCAACGTCTCTCTTCAAAACGTAGCCGATATCGCCAGAACCGGTGTCGATTATATATCCGTTGGCGCACTTACCCACTCAGCCCCGGTACTCGACCTCTCTTTGCAACTGCGAGCTCCATCCCCAAGATAA
- a CDS encoding DUF1893 domain-containing protein, producing MSTRHENTGLPASAGGVRLGHSLEVYRGECLVFASDGKWLHPLFELEDFLRRQGLSASELVVVDKIVGRAAALLCVYFGVGRVVAELLSIRGQQVLEYHRVPYQYGALVDRILCRTEELLAQEWDPARAYAVLAELRARSLDSQPAKPSGGE from the coding sequence GTGTCAACAAGGCACGAAAACACCGGATTGCCTGCCAGCGCCGGTGGTGTCCGCTTAGGGCATAGCCTGGAGGTGTACAGGGGCGAGTGCTTAGTTTTTGCAAGTGACGGAAAATGGCTGCATCCGCTCTTCGAGTTAGAGGACTTCCTGCGCAGGCAAGGATTGAGCGCTTCAGAGCTCGTGGTGGTCGACAAGATAGTCGGCCGAGCGGCGGCACTCCTGTGCGTTTATTTTGGTGTCGGCCGAGTGGTGGCCGAGCTCCTGAGTATTCGCGGCCAGCAGGTATTGGAATACCACAGGGTCCCCTACCAGTATGGTGCCTTGGTTGACCGAATCCTATGCCGAACAGAGGAACTGCTCGCTCAAGAGTGGGACCCGGCGAGGGCGTATGCCGTCCTGGCGGAGCTGCGCGCCCGCAGCCTGGACTCACAACCCGCCAAGCCGTCGGGCGGTGAATGA
- a CDS encoding AAA family ATPase has protein sequence MSDEKIPNPWEIQRDISDYLKKKYGDRIIIPPQPDLAGDSGGDRTQREEPPLNIDFDLKPEELEAYLKQYVINQDEAIEVLATKICTHFNRMRLEMSPGGPGELVGNIKNNVLMIGPTGVGKTFIVKLIAKKIGVPFVKGDATKFSETGYVGGDVEDLVRDLVREANGDIRLAEYGIIYLDEIDKIASSGNIYGPDVSRTGVQRNLLKLMEESEVDLKTPHDLASQVEAAMEAQRTGKVTRKKVNTKNILFVVSGAFAELEEIIRKRLKQQPIGFTTEKEASTASLDRQAILKMVRSEDLIKYGFESEFVGRLPVVVCLNDLSVEDLYHIVKNPNSVVVQAKKRDFMAYGIELDFEDEALRKIAEQAYAERTGARGLVSAMERVLLKFEKKLPSTNIKKLTVTAAMVEDPVGELNKLLLQHAIKEVQKRLLASTGVVVTFTDKAVEMINAMAEQQNRSFETVCNELLKDYEYGIKLLNRPEFTVDEKVVADPKGRLEELITEAYHGKRQRP, from the coding sequence ATGTCCGACGAAAAGATACCCAACCCCTGGGAGATTCAGAGGGACATTAGCGATTACCTGAAGAAGAAGTACGGTGACCGCATTATCATCCCGCCTCAGCCAGACTTGGCGGGCGACAGCGGTGGCGACCGGACACAGCGGGAGGAGCCGCCGCTCAACATCGATTTTGACCTAAAGCCAGAGGAGCTGGAGGCCTACCTCAAGCAGTATGTGATCAACCAGGATGAGGCCATTGAGGTTTTGGCCACCAAGATTTGCACTCACTTCAACCGCATGCGCCTGGAAATGAGTCCGGGCGGGCCCGGAGAGCTGGTGGGCAATATCAAGAACAACGTGCTGATGATCGGGCCCACCGGCGTGGGCAAGACGTTCATCGTCAAGCTCATCGCGAAGAAGATCGGGGTGCCGTTTGTTAAGGGTGACGCCACCAAGTTCAGCGAGACGGGCTACGTAGGTGGGGATGTGGAAGACCTGGTTCGGGACCTGGTCAGGGAGGCCAACGGCGACATCCGTCTTGCCGAGTACGGCATCATTTACCTGGATGAAATCGACAAAATCGCCTCCAGTGGTAACATCTACGGCCCGGACGTTTCTCGGACCGGTGTGCAGCGCAACCTCCTGAAGCTCATGGAGGAGTCAGAGGTTGACCTGAAGACCCCCCATGACCTGGCCTCACAGGTGGAGGCGGCGATGGAAGCGCAACGTACCGGCAAGGTCACGCGCAAGAAAGTCAACACCAAGAATATCCTTTTTGTGGTGAGCGGGGCCTTCGCGGAGCTGGAAGAGATCATTCGCAAGAGGTTAAAGCAGCAGCCCATCGGTTTCACGACCGAGAAAGAGGCCTCCACCGCGAGCCTCGACAGGCAAGCCATCCTCAAGATGGTGCGCTCGGAGGACCTAATCAAATACGGCTTTGAGTCCGAGTTTGTGGGCCGTCTGCCCGTGGTGGTCTGCCTCAACGACCTAAGTGTTGAGGACCTTTACCACATCGTGAAGAATCCCAACAGTGTGGTGGTGCAAGCCAAGAAGCGCGATTTCATGGCCTACGGCATCGAGCTGGACTTTGAAGACGAAGCTTTGCGTAAGATTGCCGAGCAGGCCTACGCAGAGCGCACCGGTGCGCGGGGGCTGGTGAGCGCCATGGAACGTGTGCTTCTCAAGTTCGAGAAGAAGCTGCCCTCGACGAATATCAAGAAGCTCACCGTGACCGCGGCAATGGTTGAGGACCCGGTTGGTGAGCTCAACAAGCTCCTTCTCCAGCACGCCATCAAAGAGGTACAGAAGCGGCTACTGGCGTCGACCGGCGTGGTGGTCACATTTACTGACAAGGCCGTGGAGATGATCAATGCGATGGCTGAGCAGCAGAACCGTAGCTTTGAGACGGTGTGCAATGAGCTGCTGAAAGATTATGAGTACGGGATCAAACTGCTCAACCGCCCAGAATTCACGGTGGACGAGAAGGTTGTTGCCGACCCCAAAGGGCGTCTCGAGGAGTTGATCACGGAGGCCTACCACGGCAAGCGCCAGCGCCCCTGA